A single window of Falco rusticolus isolate bFalRus1 chromosome 6, bFalRus1.pri, whole genome shotgun sequence DNA harbors:
- the SMIM8 gene encoding small integral membrane protein 8, protein MSSTKPPNENETPKERKPGLRSVQTTMLFRAVNPELFIKPNKPVMAFGLIAITLCVAYLGYLHATVENKKDLYEAIDSEGSRHVRRKTSKWD, encoded by the exons ATGTCTTCTACCAAACCTCCAAACGAAAATGAAACACCCAAAGAGAGGAAACCAGGACTGAGGAGTGTTCAAACAACTATGCTGTTCCGAGCAGTGAACCCAGAGCTTTTCATTAAACCT aaCAAGCCTGTGATGGCATTTGGACTCATAGCAATTACCCTCTGCGTGGCCTACCTTGGTTATTTGCATGCAACTGTAGAGAATAAAAAGGACCTCTATGAAGCAATTGACAGTGAGGGGTCCAGGCATGTGAGGAGGAAAACTTCCAAGTGGGACTGA